GTCACGATTTGGATCAAGGGGCTAATATCGCCGGTTTTATCAGAGTCATTCAAGCGATGAGCTGATTTTCTTGCAAAAACATCCACTGATTTAAAACTTCACAGACAGTGTAATTGATCCTGCCTTTTCATTACGTGTACAATAGAATAAAAGGAGGAATCACCTATGTCTCAATCTGTGAAACAAGACACTTTCGGCTGGAACCTCGAACAAAGCTATGTCCGTTCATTGCCTGAACGTTTTTATACGGTGACAGATCCACAACCAGTAAAGGACCCTCACCTCTTGCTGTTAAACGACGAATTGGCTAAAGAGTTAGGGTTGAATCCTGATGCTGTAACCGATGAAGTTGTCGGCGTCCTGTCCGGCAACGCATTCCCGAAAGGGGCACTTCCCTTTTCCCAGAGCTATGCAGGGCATCAGTTCGGTCAGTTCACCATGCTTGGCGATGGCCGGGCGATCATGATCGGTGAACAAATCACGCCTGAAGGGAAGCGGCTGGATTTGCAACTGAAAGGCTCAGGACGAACCGATTACTCGAGAGGTGGTGACGGGCGTGCTGCTCTCGGACCAATGCTGAGAGAATACCTGATCTCTGAAGCCCTCTATGCGATGAAAATCCCTGCGAACCGGGCATTGTCCATTACCCTCACCGGTGAACCGGTGTTCCGGCAAACCGTCCAACCCGGTGCAATTTTGACCCGTGTGGCGGACAGTCATCTCCGGGTTGGGACGTTTCAATTTGCGGCACAGTTTGGTGATGATGGCGACGTGAAGAAGCTGGCGGATTATGCCATCTTGCGTCACGATCCCGATCTCGAAGAGCAACCGGAAAAATATCACCACTTTTTCCAACGGGTGATGGATCGCCAGGCCAAACTGATGGCCGACTGGCTTCATGTCGGCTTCATCCATGGCGTCATGAACACCGACAACATGAGCATCAGCGGCGAATCGATTGATTTCGGTCCTTGTGCATTTTTAGATGATTATGACCCGGCGACCGTCTTCAGTTCCATTGACCGTGAGGGTCGCTATGCCTACGGTAACCAGCCCTATATTGCATCGTGGAACCTCGCTCGCCTTGCGGAAACATTGATTTCTTTGATTCACGATGACCAGGATGAAGCCGTCAAGCTTCTTCAAAAAGATCTGGAACAGTTTGCGACGCTCTACCAGAACTACTGGCTCGAAGGCATGCGCAGAAAACTTGGACTGAAAGAAGCGAAAGATAACGACCGGTCACTCTTTAATGACTTACTGCAATGGATGGAAGAACATCACGCCGATTTTACCAATACCTTCCGATCCCTCAGTAACGGAAAAGAACCTGAGGGGACCGATACCGCATTGCGTGAATGGATCGCCCACTGGCACCAGCGCCTTGCAGATGAAGGGGCATCGGTGGATAACGCTCATGCACAGATGAAGCAGGTCAACCCGGTGGTTATTCCAAGAAATCACCTGGTCGAAGAAGCGCTGCAGAAGGCAGAGACTGACAGTGACATGACCTTCTTTCGGGATTTATTACAGGCCGTTCGCCAGCCTTACGATGAAAATGAATTAACCAAACGCTTCACCACCCCACCGCCACCTGATTTTACCGACGGGTATCAGACGTTTTGTGGCACTTAATCGATTGACTTTGAGGAGAAAGGCCCTCCATAACAAGGGAAGGGCCTTTCATCATTTGCATGCCCCCGCTCTCTCGTATGAGAAGGCACTTCAAGTTTCCCCGCGTCTCGAAGTGCCCTTCACCAACTCGCGCAGGGCAGTTGGTCCCTGCGTCATATCAGGAAATGCGCGCCACGAGGTGTGATGGGGCACTTCCGTGCACCCGGACGTCACCAAATGCCGCCAATGAAAAAAACCCCGGACCGGGAGGCTTCAGCCTCAGATCCAGGGATTGGTCAAATGTGTTATGCGGCTTTCGTTACGCTTTCTGCCTGCTTGTTCTTGAACACTTTGCTGCGAAGGTAAGGAACAACCCAGTAGTCGCCGCCGAATTTACCGGCGTTGTGACCTGCGGCAAGGATGAAGATCGACAGAAGGACAAGCCATGGGTTACTTGAAATGGTCCCTGCGAACATGAAAGCGAAGTTCATGACGACACCGAAGAAAATAGCGGCGGTTGTCAGGACACCGAGGATCAAGCCGAGACCGACGAGGAATTCTCCCCAGGCGACCATGAAGCTGAAGATGCCGGCATTCGGTAACGCGAAGTTTTCGATGAATGCGTGATACGTCGGGTACGTTGCCTGGACACTTTCGTTTGCGACGACACCGTTTAAGTAACCGG
This Salisediminibacterium beveridgei DNA region includes the following protein-coding sequences:
- a CDS encoding protein adenylyltransferase SelO is translated as MSQSVKQDTFGWNLEQSYVRSLPERFYTVTDPQPVKDPHLLLLNDELAKELGLNPDAVTDEVVGVLSGNAFPKGALPFSQSYAGHQFGQFTMLGDGRAIMIGEQITPEGKRLDLQLKGSGRTDYSRGGDGRAALGPMLREYLISEALYAMKIPANRALSITLTGEPVFRQTVQPGAILTRVADSHLRVGTFQFAAQFGDDGDVKKLADYAILRHDPDLEEQPEKYHHFFQRVMDRQAKLMADWLHVGFIHGVMNTDNMSISGESIDFGPCAFLDDYDPATVFSSIDREGRYAYGNQPYIASWNLARLAETLISLIHDDQDEAVKLLQKDLEQFATLYQNYWLEGMRRKLGLKEAKDNDRSLFNDLLQWMEEHHADFTNTFRSLSNGKEPEGTDTALREWIAHWHQRLADEGASVDNAHAQMKQVNPVVIPRNHLVEEALQKAETDSDMTFFRDLLQAVRQPYDENELTKRFTTPPPPDFTDGYQTFCGT
- a CDS encoding DoxX family protein, translated to MIMDFLRNNKVAAAVLTFLRVYIGWQWLTAGWGKITGEPFDASGYLNGVVANESVQATYPTYHAFIENFALPNAGIFSFMVAWGEFLVGLGLILGVLTTAAIFFGVVMNFAFMFAGTISSNPWLVLLSIFILAAGHNAGKFGGDYWVVPYLRSKVFKNKQAESVTKAA